From Staphylococcus delphini, one genomic window encodes:
- a CDS encoding pyruvate carboxylase: MKRIHKLLVANRGEIAIRIFRAATELNIKTVAIYSKEDMGSLHRYKADESYLVGENLGPAESYLNIEQIIKVAKEADVDAIHPGYGFLSENMQFAQRCAEEGIVFIGPHVEHLDMFGDKVKARATAIKADLPVIPGTDGPVAGFEEAETFAEEAGFPLMIKATSGGGGKGMRIVREPSELQEAFTRAKSEAEKSFGNSEVYIEKFIDQPKHIEVQVIGDEAGNIIHLYERDCSVQRRHQKVVEVAPSVSLPDDLREQICEAAVDLMRQIQYVNAGTVEFLVSGNEFYFIEVNPRVQVEHTITEMITGVDIVKTQILIADGQLLHDDAIAMPQQSDIRTLGYAIQCRITTEDPTQDFMPDTGRIVAYRSSGGFGVRLDAGDAFQGAEISPYYDSLLVKVSTHAISYKEAREKMARSLQEMRIRGVKTNIPFLRNVIQHDKFASGDYTTKFLEEAPELFTIKTSRDRGTKTLEYIGNVTINGFPSVEKRPKPHFEKPHIPTTDTKAIASLSGTKQLLDAKGPEAVAAWVKAQEDVLLTDTTFRDAHQSLLATRVRTHDLLKIAPETAQVMKDNFSLELWGGATFDVAYNFLKENPWERLEKLRKAIPNVLFQMLLRASNAVGYRNYPDNVIQKFIAESADAGIDVFRIFDSLNWLEQMKVANEAVQKAGKISEGTICYTGDILNPERSNIYTLEYYVKLAKELEREGFHILAIKDMAGLLKPRAAYELIGELKAAVDLPIHLHTHDTSGNGILTYKEAIEAGVDVIDTAVAAMSGLTSQPSSNSLYYAMSGFERNIRMDIEGHETLSHYWDAVRPYYSDFESDMKSPHTEIYQHEMPGGQYSNLRQQAKSLGLGERFSEVKDMYRRVNFLFGDIVKVTPSSKVVGDMALYMVQNELDETSVIEQGHKLDFPESVVSFFRGDIGQPVNGFNETLQRVILKGQQPLTARPGEYLAPIDFEALREELQEKQESKVTEQDLISYALYPKVYEQYMQTYETFGNVSKLDTPTFFFGMRNNEKIQIEIDKGKILIVELKTITEPDENGVRTVFFDMNGQARRIQVKDENIQTSHLAKVKADKSNPNHIGAQMPGTIIEVNVAEGDQVEAGQSLIISEAMKMETTVQAPFKGTISKIHVVANDSVETQDLLIEIEPVV, encoded by the coding sequence ATGAAGCGTATACATAAATTATTAGTCGCTAACCGCGGTGAAATTGCTATTCGTATTTTTCGAGCCGCAACAGAATTGAATATTAAAACGGTTGCCATTTATTCTAAAGAGGATATGGGGTCACTCCATCGTTATAAAGCAGATGAGTCTTATTTAGTTGGCGAAAACTTAGGGCCAGCTGAAAGTTATTTAAACATTGAACAAATCATTAAAGTTGCTAAAGAAGCAGATGTTGATGCGATTCACCCTGGTTATGGGTTTTTAAGTGAAAATATGCAATTTGCTCAGCGCTGTGCCGAAGAGGGCATTGTTTTTATCGGGCCGCATGTCGAACATTTAGATATGTTTGGGGATAAAGTGAAAGCACGTGCCACTGCAATTAAAGCGGATTTGCCTGTGATTCCAGGTACAGATGGACCTGTGGCAGGATTTGAAGAAGCAGAAACGTTTGCCGAAGAAGCCGGATTCCCATTAATGATTAAAGCAACAAGTGGCGGTGGCGGTAAAGGGATGCGTATCGTGAGAGAACCATCTGAATTGCAAGAGGCGTTCACTCGTGCTAAATCTGAAGCAGAAAAGTCATTTGGCAATAGTGAAGTGTATATTGAAAAATTTATTGATCAACCGAAACATATTGAAGTACAAGTGATTGGCGACGAAGCAGGTAATATTATTCACCTTTATGAAAGAGACTGTTCGGTTCAACGTCGTCATCAAAAAGTGGTTGAAGTAGCCCCATCAGTTAGCTTACCAGATGATTTGCGCGAACAAATTTGTGAAGCGGCTGTCGATTTAATGCGCCAAATTCAATACGTGAATGCAGGAACGGTTGAGTTTTTAGTTTCTGGCAATGAATTTTACTTTATTGAAGTGAATCCACGTGTTCAAGTCGAACATACCATTACGGAAATGATTACAGGTGTCGACATTGTTAAAACACAAATTTTGATTGCAGATGGTCAGTTATTACATGACGATGCGATTGCGATGCCGCAACAAAGTGATATTCGCACGTTAGGTTACGCAATTCAATGCCGTATTACGACTGAAGATCCAACACAAGATTTCATGCCGGATACAGGGCGTATCGTTGCCTACCGTTCGAGTGGGGGCTTCGGTGTCCGTTTAGATGCTGGCGATGCATTCCAAGGTGCAGAAATTTCACCGTATTACGACTCGCTACTCGTTAAAGTGTCAACACACGCGATCAGCTATAAAGAAGCAAGAGAAAAAATGGCACGTTCACTTCAAGAAATGCGAATTCGTGGGGTGAAAACGAATATTCCATTTTTACGTAATGTGATTCAACATGACAAGTTTGCGTCTGGTGATTACACGACGAAATTTTTAGAAGAAGCACCTGAGTTATTCACAATTAAAACTTCACGTGATAGAGGTACCAAAACGTTAGAATATATCGGGAATGTAACGATTAACGGTTTTCCAAGTGTTGAAAAAAGGCCGAAGCCGCATTTCGAGAAACCTCATATTCCGACGACAGATACGAAAGCGATTGCTTCATTAAGTGGTACGAAACAATTACTTGATGCAAAAGGGCCTGAAGCCGTCGCGGCATGGGTTAAAGCCCAAGAAGACGTATTGCTCACTGATACGACATTTCGTGATGCACATCAATCTTTACTCGCAACACGTGTGAGAACGCATGATTTACTCAAAATTGCCCCAGAAACTGCACAAGTGATGAAAGATAACTTCTCACTTGAATTATGGGGTGGTGCAACGTTTGATGTCGCCTATAACTTCTTGAAAGAAAATCCATGGGAACGTCTCGAAAAATTAAGAAAAGCAATTCCAAATGTGTTATTCCAAATGCTATTACGTGCATCTAATGCAGTGGGGTATCGCAATTACCCTGACAATGTCATTCAAAAATTTATTGCGGAAAGTGCCGATGCAGGGATCGACGTCTTTAGAATATTTGACTCGTTGAACTGGTTAGAACAAATGAAAGTCGCTAACGAAGCGGTCCAAAAAGCAGGTAAAATTTCTGAAGGAACGATTTGTTATACAGGTGATATTTTAAATCCTGAACGTTCTAATATTTATACGTTGGAATACTATGTAAAACTCGCGAAAGAGCTAGAGCGTGAAGGTTTCCATATTTTAGCGATTAAAGATATGGCAGGGTTACTGAAGCCTAGAGCAGCATATGAGTTGATTGGTGAATTGAAAGCCGCTGTTGACCTACCGATTCATCTTCATACACACGATACGAGTGGTAACGGGATTCTCACTTATAAAGAAGCAATCGAAGCCGGTGTTGATGTCATTGATACAGCAGTTGCGGCGATGTCAGGTTTAACAAGTCAACCAAGTAGTAATTCATTGTATTATGCCATGAGTGGGTTTGAACGTAATATTCGTATGGATATTGAAGGCCATGAAACACTTTCACATTATTGGGATGCAGTACGTCCGTATTATAGTGATTTTGAAAGTGATATGAAATCGCCACATACAGAAATTTATCAACATGAAATGCCAGGGGGCCAATATTCTAACTTACGTCAACAAGCGAAAAGTTTAGGGCTTGGTGAACGTTTCAGTGAAGTGAAAGACATGTACCGCCGTGTCAACTTCCTCTTTGGTGATATTGTGAAAGTGACGCCATCATCAAAAGTAGTCGGGGATATGGCACTCTACATGGTACAAAATGAATTGGATGAAACGTCTGTGATCGAGCAAGGTCATAAGTTAGATTTTCCTGAATCTGTAGTTTCTTTCTTTAGAGGCGATATTGGTCAGCCAGTGAACGGATTTAACGAGACATTACAACGTGTCATTTTAAAAGGCCAACAACCATTAACTGCACGTCCTGGTGAATATTTAGCGCCTATCGATTTTGAAGCTTTACGTGAAGAATTACAAGAAAAGCAAGAAAGTAAAGTGACTGAACAAGACTTAATCAGCTATGCGTTGTATCCAAAAGTGTATGAACAATATATGCAAACTTATGAAACGTTTGGCAATGTTTCTAAGTTAGATACACCAACATTCTTCTTCGGTATGCGCAATAACGAAAAAATCCAAATCGAAATTGATAAAGGTAAAATTTTAATCGTTGAGTTGAAAACCATTACGGAACCTGATGAAAATGGTGTGCGTACCGTGTTCTTTGATATGAATGGTCAAGCACGTCGTATTCAGGTGAAAGACGAAAATATTCAAACGTCTCATTTAGCGAAAGTGAAGGCAGATAAGAGCAATCCAAATCATATCGGTGCACAAATGCCGGGTACAATTATTGAAGTGAACGTCGCTGAAGGAGATCAAGTTGAAGCGGGGCAATCACTTATTATTAGTGAAGCAATGAAGATGGAAACAACAGTACAAGCGCCGTTTAAAGGAACGATTTCAAAAATACATGTCGTTGCAAACGATAGCGTCGAAACACAAGATTTACTCATTGAAATTGAACCAGTAGTATAA
- a CDS encoding DUF2087 domain-containing protein has product MDKIVERFMKDDKIQTIPRKEKDKIALLQYLCREFEIGHAYSEKEVNRILKRFYNDFAILRRYLVDYQLLQRDLEGKWYELAQSHHDDETSTVE; this is encoded by the coding sequence ATGGATAAAATTGTAGAAAGATTTATGAAAGATGACAAAATACAAACGATACCACGAAAGGAGAAAGATAAAATTGCATTGCTTCAATACCTTTGTCGAGAATTTGAAATTGGACATGCGTATAGCGAAAAAGAGGTGAATCGCATCTTAAAAAGATTTTATAATGACTTTGCGATATTAAGACGATACTTAGTGGATTATCAGCTTTTACAACGAGATCTGGAAGGTAAATGGTATGAATTAGCGCAAAGTCATCATGACGACGAAACATCAACAGTGGAATGA
- the ftsW gene encoding cell division peptidoglycan polymerase FtsW, producing the protein MNNMKRLFRYILRSSKYIDFPLLITYLALCFIGLTMVYSASMVAATRGTLTGGIPVAGTYFYTRQLIYVIVGFFIVFFMAYIMDVRILKQRNIQLGMMAIMLGLLFATLLFGSEINGSRSWLKLGFMNLQASELLKIAIILYVPYIIERKRYEIQRQPIVILWPIAFVGFCLGLVLLQKDVGQTLLIGGIFFSIIVYSGIGVKNLIKIGSYAMLALIVVILIIVVFRINILPSYLTARFSALENPFNYESGIGYHLSNSLLAIGNGGLFGRGLGNSIMKLGYLPEPHTDFIFAIISEELGFVGAFIVLGMIFFIVYRAFELASRTASYFYKLVCVGIASYIALQTFVNLGGISGLIPLTGVPLPFISFGGSSMLSLSIAMGLLLIIAKQIKYDDAKQRYMKKQQAKTRRY; encoded by the coding sequence ATGAATAATATGAAAAGACTATTTCGGTATATTTTGAGATCTTCTAAATATATCGATTTTCCATTATTAATCACATATCTTGCACTCTGCTTTATTGGTTTGACCATGGTATACAGTGCAAGTATGGTCGCAGCAACGAGAGGTACACTCACAGGTGGTATTCCTGTTGCAGGTACATATTTTTATACGAGACAACTCATATACGTCATCGTTGGTTTTTTTATTGTGTTTTTTATGGCCTATATTATGGACGTACGTATTTTAAAACAGCGTAATATTCAACTAGGGATGATGGCAATCATGCTCGGGTTGCTTTTTGCGACACTATTATTTGGTAGTGAGATTAACGGTTCACGAAGCTGGCTAAAGTTAGGATTTATGAACCTGCAAGCCTCTGAACTTTTAAAAATCGCTATCATACTCTACGTACCATATATAATAGAAAGAAAGCGTTACGAAATTCAGCGACAACCGATCGTTATTTTGTGGCCGATTGCATTTGTCGGCTTTTGTCTTGGCCTCGTCTTACTACAAAAAGACGTCGGTCAAACATTGTTAATAGGCGGTATATTTTTTAGTATTATCGTTTACTCTGGTATCGGTGTTAAAAACTTGATTAAAATCGGTTCTTACGCGATGTTAGCGTTAATTGTCGTGATTTTAATTATTGTCGTTTTCCGCATTAACATTTTACCATCATATTTAACAGCACGTTTTAGCGCGTTAGAAAACCCGTTTAATTATGAGTCTGGTATTGGTTACCATTTATCGAACTCGCTACTCGCTATCGGTAATGGGGGACTGTTTGGACGTGGGTTAGGCAACAGTATTATGAAACTCGGTTACTTACCTGAACCGCATACAGACTTCATTTTTGCGATTATTAGTGAAGAGCTTGGTTTTGTGGGAGCTTTCATCGTGTTAGGCATGATTTTCTTTATCGTCTATCGTGCTTTCGAATTGGCTTCACGTACAGCGTCATACTTTTACAAATTGGTGTGTGTCGGTATTGCGAGTTATATTGCATTACAAACATTTGTTAATTTAGGTGGTATTTCAGGCTTGATTCCATTAACAGGTGTACCGCTCCCATTTATTAGTTTTGGGGGTTCATCGATGTTAAGTTTAAGTATCGCGATGGGGCTGTTACTCATTATTGCTAAGCAGATTAAATATGATGATGCGAAACAACGTTACATGAAAAAACAACAAGCTAAAACGAGACGTTACTAA
- a CDS encoding YlaN family protein — MSKQQQLSNAAYDQLNKDADRILQLIKVQIDNLTLPQCPLYEEVLDTQMYGLQKEVDFAVNLGLVSEEDGKKLMLRLEKELSKLHEAFTRV, encoded by the coding sequence ATGAGCAAGCAACAACAATTGAGCAATGCTGCATATGACCAACTGAATAAAGACGCAGATCGTATTCTACAACTCATTAAAGTTCAAATAGATAATCTTACACTACCACAATGTCCTTTATACGAGGAAGTTTTAGATACACAGATGTATGGTTTACAAAAAGAGGTCGACTTTGCGGTAAACCTTGGACTAGTTAGCGAAGAAGATGGCAAAAAGTTAATGTTACGTTTAGAGAAAGAATTATCAAAATTACACGAAGCATTTACTCGCGTTTAA
- a CDS encoding DUF2197 domain-containing protein: protein MRKVTCMICDTEVLLDENTRLAKRLKNNPIKTFMCDECKSRLDTPKQRPFQHSIERKKDA from the coding sequence ATGCGTAAAGTCACTTGCATGATATGTGACACTGAAGTATTGTTAGATGAAAATACACGATTAGCGAAACGTTTGAAAAATAACCCGATTAAAACATTTATGTGTGATGAATGTAAAAGTCGTCTTGATACACCGAAGCAACGGCCTTTTCAACATTCAATAGAGCGTAAAAAGGATGCATAA
- a CDS encoding NADH-dependent flavin oxidoreductase gives MNEKYEKLFETLELPNGATLRNRFVLAPMTHTLSHEDGATSEVELDFVESRAKDVGLAITAASYVNQEGKAFPGEPSISKEADLEGLKKLAERTKKGGAKAVIQIHHGGAKSLPELVPDGDVKAPSAVSTVGFGHSEPHDAREMTTEEVDQMVKDFGYATSLAIKAGFDGVEIHGANHYVIEQFQSPYYNRRNDKWKDLFALPNAIADEVLRVAQKEGPNDFIVGYRFSPEEAETPGVTMDNTEKLIKHLIEKPLDYLHVSLMDVHSVVRRGEHEGKKRVDLILDWIEDRMPLITIGSIFSADKALSAIETGTPLIALGRGLLFDENFVRKIKEGKEAEITGYFDPEKEDHHHLPDVLWEAFYKKMYPYPEKPSS, from the coding sequence GTGAACGAAAAGTATGAGAAATTATTTGAAACACTTGAATTACCCAACGGCGCAACATTAAGAAATCGTTTTGTGCTAGCCCCTATGACACACACATTATCTCATGAAGATGGCGCAACGTCAGAGGTTGAATTAGACTTTGTAGAATCTCGTGCTAAAGATGTTGGCTTAGCAATTACGGCTGCGAGTTATGTCAATCAAGAGGGGAAAGCCTTTCCAGGTGAACCTTCCATCTCTAAGGAAGCAGATTTGGAAGGTTTAAAAAAGCTTGCTGAAAGAACTAAAAAAGGTGGCGCTAAAGCAGTGATTCAGATCCATCATGGCGGCGCGAAAAGTTTACCTGAGTTGGTACCAGATGGTGATGTCAAAGCGCCAAGTGCTGTGTCTACGGTAGGTTTTGGTCATTCAGAACCTCATGATGCCCGTGAAATGACAACTGAAGAAGTCGATCAAATGGTAAAAGACTTTGGTTATGCCACGTCCTTAGCGATTAAAGCAGGTTTTGATGGTGTTGAAATTCATGGTGCGAACCATTACGTCATTGAGCAATTTCAATCACCTTACTACAACCGCCGCAATGACAAATGGAAAGATTTATTTGCCTTACCTAATGCCATTGCTGATGAAGTATTACGTGTCGCGCAAAAAGAAGGGCCTAATGATTTTATTGTCGGTTACCGTTTTTCACCAGAAGAAGCAGAAACACCAGGCGTAACAATGGACAATACTGAAAAATTAATTAAACACTTAATTGAAAAACCCCTTGATTACTTACATGTTTCATTAATGGACGTGCATTCAGTGGTACGTCGCGGTGAACATGAAGGGAAAAAACGTGTGGATCTCATTCTTGATTGGATAGAAGATCGCATGCCATTGATCACAATTGGTTCAATATTCTCAGCGGATAAAGCCTTAAGTGCAATTGAAACAGGGACACCCCTGATTGCATTAGGTCGTGGTTTATTATTTGACGAAAACTTTGTGCGTAAAATTAAAGAGGGAAAAGAAGCGGAAATTACGGGTTACTTTGACCCTGAGAAAGAAGATCATCATCACTTGCCAGATGTGTTGTGGGAAGCATTCTATAAAAAAATGTATCCTTATCCAGAAAAACCATCGTCATAA
- the typA gene encoding translational GTPase TypA, giving the protein MTKFREDVRNIAIIAHVDHGKTTLVDELLKQSGIFRENERVEERAMDSNDLERERGITILAKNTAVDYKDTRINILDTPGHADFGGEVERIMKMVDGVVLVVDAYEGTMPQTRFVLKKALEQNLKPVVVVNKIDKPSARPEGVVDEVLDLFIELDANDEQLDFPVVYASAINGTASLDPEKQDENMQSLYETILEYVPAPVDNRDEPLQFQPALLDYNDYVGRIGIGRIFRGTMRVGESVSLIKLDGTVKNFRVTKIFGYFGLKREEIQEAYAGDLIAVSGMEDINVGETITPQDHQEALPVLRIDEPTLEMTFRVNNSPFAGREGQFVTARQIQERLDNQLETDVSLKVTPTDSPDAWTVAGRGELHLSILIENMRREGFELQVSKPQVILKDIDGVLHEPFERVQTEVPEEYAGAIIESLGQRKGEMVDMVTTDNGLTRLIFNVPARGLIGYTTEFMSMTRGYGIINHTFDEFRPRIKGRIGGRRNGVLVSMDQGSASEYAILGLEDRGINFMEPGTEVYEGMIVGQNNRENDLTVNITKVKHQTNVRSATKDQTETMKKPRKLSLEEALEFINDDELVEVTPENVRLRKKILNKGQREKEAKRIKQMMESEEN; this is encoded by the coding sequence ATGACAAAATTTAGAGAAGATGTTCGTAACATTGCGATTATCGCTCACGTAGACCATGGTAAAACAACTTTGGTTGATGAATTATTAAAACAATCTGGTATTTTTAGAGAAAATGAACGTGTAGAAGAACGTGCGATGGACTCAAATGATTTGGAGAGAGAACGTGGTATTACAATTTTAGCGAAAAATACTGCGGTTGACTATAAAGATACGAGAATCAATATTTTAGATACGCCGGGGCACGCCGACTTTGGTGGAGAAGTAGAGCGTATTATGAAAATGGTAGATGGTGTTGTATTAGTGGTTGACGCTTATGAGGGGACAATGCCACAAACGCGTTTCGTATTGAAAAAAGCGTTAGAACAAAACTTAAAACCTGTTGTCGTTGTGAATAAAATTGATAAACCTTCAGCCCGTCCGGAAGGGGTTGTTGATGAAGTTTTAGATTTATTTATTGAATTAGATGCCAATGATGAACAGCTCGATTTCCCTGTAGTGTATGCTTCGGCGATTAACGGTACAGCAAGCTTAGATCCAGAGAAACAAGATGAAAACATGCAAAGTCTATACGAAACGATCTTAGAATATGTGCCAGCACCAGTGGACAACAGAGATGAACCCTTACAATTCCAACCTGCATTGTTAGACTATAACGATTATGTCGGACGTATCGGTATCGGTCGTATTTTCAGAGGAACAATGCGTGTCGGTGAAAGTGTGTCATTAATTAAATTAGACGGCACTGTGAAAAACTTCCGTGTAACGAAAATATTCGGTTATTTCGGTCTGAAACGTGAAGAAATCCAAGAAGCATATGCTGGAGACCTTATTGCAGTATCGGGTATGGAAGACATTAACGTCGGTGAAACGATTACACCGCAAGATCATCAAGAAGCGTTACCAGTATTACGTATTGATGAACCAACACTTGAAATGACGTTTAGAGTTAACAATTCACCTTTTGCTGGTCGTGAAGGACAATTTGTCACTGCACGTCAAATTCAAGAACGTCTTGATAACCAATTAGAAACAGACGTGTCATTAAAAGTTACGCCAACTGATTCACCAGATGCGTGGACAGTTGCCGGTCGTGGTGAGTTACACTTATCTATTTTAATTGAAAATATGCGTCGTGAAGGTTTTGAATTACAAGTTTCGAAACCACAAGTTATTTTAAAAGACATTGATGGTGTTTTACACGAACCATTTGAACGTGTACAAACTGAAGTACCAGAAGAATATGCCGGTGCAATTATTGAATCTTTAGGTCAACGTAAAGGTGAAATGGTCGACATGGTAACGACAGACAATGGCTTAACACGCCTTATCTTTAACGTCCCTGCACGTGGTTTAATCGGTTATACGACAGAATTTATGTCAATGACACGTGGTTATGGTATTATCAATCACACATTTGATGAATTTAGACCACGCATTAAAGGACGTATCGGTGGCCGTCGTAACGGTGTACTTGTTTCAATGGACCAAGGTTCAGCGAGTGAATACGCGATTTTAGGACTTGAGGACCGTGGTATCAACTTTATGGAACCAGGAACTGAAGTTTATGAAGGCATGATCGTTGGACAAAACAACCGTGAAAATGATTTAACTGTTAATATTACAAAAGTTAAGCATCAAACAAACGTGCGTTCAGCGACGAAAGACCAAACTGAAACAATGAAAAAACCACGTAAATTATCATTAGAAGAAGCATTAGAATTCATTAATGATGATGAGCTTGTGGAAGTAACACCTGAAAATGTACGTTTAAGAAAGAAAATCTTAAACAAAGGGCAACGTGAAAAAGAAGCAAAACGTATCAAACAAATGATGGAATCTGAGGAAAACTAA
- a CDS encoding DUF5325 family protein → MIMKKSQSIFLILAIIAVFFLTMFSFAVAATNIFWMIVTFILMVVTFGVGFTLKKKYRENDWL, encoded by the coding sequence CTGATAATGAAAAAATCTCAATCCATTTTTTTAATTCTTGCAATCATCGCTGTATTCTTTTTAACAATGTTTAGCTTTGCCGTGGCTGCAACGAACATTTTTTGGATGATTGTTACATTTATCTTAATGGTCGTTACTTTTGGCGTTGGCTTTACATTAAAAAAGAAATATCGTGAAAATGATTGGTTATAA
- a CDS encoding inositol monophosphatase family protein, whose product MHLYDYAKSLVLEAGNNVRKWMVEDLAIEEKSNPNDLVTNVDKAIEQFIVQQIQESYPHHRIIGEEGHGHDIESTEGVVWVIDPIDGTLNFIHQGENFAISVGIFKDGKPYAGFVYDVMADLLYHAKAGHGAYINQNVIPQLEGTHVRESIIGMNPNWLTKPILSSILQPIISDSRSARAYGSAALEIVYVATGQLAAYLTPRLQPWDYAGGMIILNEVGGVATNFAGEPLSITAPNSILMGNAQVHEEIRRDYLQGYDHVLTALQQKFKRK is encoded by the coding sequence ATGCATTTATATGATTATGCGAAAAGTCTAGTATTAGAAGCGGGGAATAATGTTCGAAAATGGATGGTGGAAGACCTCGCTATAGAAGAAAAATCAAATCCCAATGATCTAGTTACAAATGTAGATAAAGCGATTGAACAATTCATCGTACAACAAATTCAAGAAAGTTATCCGCACCATCGTATTATCGGTGAAGAAGGGCACGGTCATGATATTGAGTCGACTGAAGGTGTCGTGTGGGTGATTGATCCTATTGACGGTACGCTTAATTTCATTCATCAAGGCGAGAATTTTGCGATTTCTGTAGGTATCTTTAAAGATGGTAAGCCGTATGCTGGTTTTGTTTATGATGTGATGGCTGATTTATTGTATCATGCTAAAGCAGGTCACGGCGCTTACATTAATCAAAATGTGATTCCACAACTAGAGGGTACACACGTCCGTGAAAGTATTATCGGCATGAATCCGAACTGGTTAACGAAACCGATTTTAAGTTCGATTTTACAGCCGATTATTAGTGACTCAAGAAGTGCACGTGCATATGGTTCAGCTGCACTAGAAATTGTTTATGTTGCGACTGGTCAACTTGCGGCGTATTTAACACCACGATTACAGCCTTGGGATTATGCAGGTGGTATGATTATTTTAAATGAAGTCGGTGGTGTGGCAACCAACTTTGCTGGAGAGCCGTTATCCATCACAGCGCCAAACTCTATTTTGATGGGGAATGCGCAAGTCCACGAAGAAATTAGACGCGACTATTTGCAAGGTTATGATCATGTGTTGACCGCTTTACAACAAAAGTTTAAACGCAAATAA
- a CDS encoding YktB family protein, with protein MTKYIFKPKDFKVFQIEGLDARMEGLEKQIRPQLNALGDYFADYLETVTGETFYAHVAKHARRKVNPPKDTWVAFATNKRGYKMLPHFQIGLFEDHLFVMYGVMHEDPNKADDVKVFEQKLDTLLNLPEDFQISLDHMQPTKSRIQDMSKEEIEKGIARAKNVKKGEFFVARAITPQSEHLKSDSKFIAFLEDTFEQLLKFYQ; from the coding sequence ATGACGAAATACATATTTAAACCAAAAGATTTCAAAGTTTTTCAAATTGAGGGACTTGACGCACGAATGGAAGGGCTCGAAAAGCAAATCCGTCCTCAACTGAACGCTTTAGGTGACTATTTTGCAGATTACTTAGAAACAGTCACAGGTGAAACGTTTTATGCGCACGTGGCGAAACATGCACGTCGTAAAGTGAATCCCCCTAAAGACACATGGGTGGCATTTGCTACAAATAAACGCGGTTATAAAATGCTCCCCCATTTCCAAATCGGCTTATTTGAAGACCATTTATTTGTAATGTATGGCGTGATGCATGAGGATCCAAACAAAGCTGACGACGTAAAGGTGTTCGAGCAAAAGTTAGATACATTACTGAATTTGCCTGAAGACTTCCAAATTTCGTTAGACCATATGCAACCGACGAAATCACGCATACAAGACATGTCCAAGGAAGAAATTGAAAAAGGCATCGCGCGTGCAAAAAATGTGAAAAAAGGTGAATTTTTTGTGGCACGTGCTATCACACCACAATCTGAACATTTAAAATCAGACAGTAAATTCATCGCATTTTTAGAAGACACGTTCGAACAGTTATTAAAATTTTATCAATAA